A stretch of Aerococcus christensenii DNA encodes these proteins:
- a CDS encoding TrmH family RNA methyltransferase has translation MITSKNNPTIKALKKLHTRKGRQKAHQYLIEGPHLVKEAIQSQAPIKAIYALEEKREEDYKSYPLETISSEVADALSQTEQTQGVYALIGLREEVNLEPTSPHILLVDAIQDPGNLGTLIRTADAFSYRDIYLGQGTIDPYNDKVVRSMQGSQFHVNLHQVDLEKWIPRLQSKGYLIMATELNPSAQALERLSFNPHQKFGIVLGNEGNGVCSSVIEKSDLSLYITMPGCAESLNVAIAGAIAMHHFVSVPSV, from the coding sequence ATGATTACTTCAAAAAATAACCCCACGATTAAAGCTTTAAAAAAATTACATACCAGAAAAGGGCGGCAGAAGGCCCATCAATATCTTATTGAAGGCCCTCATTTAGTGAAAGAAGCCATCCAATCTCAAGCGCCGATTAAAGCAATCTATGCCTTAGAAGAGAAGAGAGAAGAGGACTACAAATCCTATCCTTTAGAAACGATTTCTTCTGAAGTAGCCGATGCTTTGAGTCAGACAGAACAAACACAAGGAGTTTATGCTTTGATTGGCCTTAGAGAAGAGGTAAATTTAGAGCCTACAAGCCCTCATATTTTGTTAGTAGATGCCATTCAAGACCCCGGCAATTTAGGAACTTTGATTCGGACAGCCGATGCTTTCTCATATCGAGATATTTATTTAGGACAAGGGACAATTGATCCTTATAATGATAAGGTGGTCCGTTCCATGCAAGGCAGTCAGTTTCATGTGAATCTTCATCAAGTAGATCTTGAGAAATGGATTCCAAGGCTTCAGTCCAAAGGTTATCTGATTATGGCTACGGAATTGAATCCTTCTGCCCAAGCTTTAGAAAGGTTGAGCTTTAATCCTCATCAAAAATTCGGAATTGTTTTAGGCAATGAGGGAAATGGCGTTTGTTCCTCTGTTATTGAAAAAAGTGATCTTTCTCTTTATATTACAATGCCTGGATGTGCTGAGTCCTTAAATGTTGCTATTGCAGGAGCTATTGCCATGCATCACTTTGTTTCTGTACCTTCAGTATAA
- the pheS gene encoding phenylalanine--tRNA ligase subunit alpha, translating to MDIIADLKKIEQTIQEKVQSIGRLEDIQDIRVKYLGKKGPITEALRHMKDLSAEERPKVGAYANQLKNKVSSALQEKEEVLEQEALKAKLEAESLDVTLPGKRHQMGYRHIISQVMEEIEDLFLAQGYKIVNGTELESDYYNFKRMNLPENHPARDMQDTFYIEEDKVLLRTHTSPVQAHAMDAHDFSKGPLQMISPGKVYRRDADDATHSHQFHQIEGLVVAENVGLADLKGTLELFAKHMFGEERQIRLRPSYFPFTEPSVEIDISCFKCEGKGCNICKGSGWIEILGGGMVHPNVLEMSGIDSSKYSGYAFGLGPDRVAMLKYGIEDIRHFYQNDLRFVRQFQERG from the coding sequence ATGGATATTATTGCTGATCTAAAGAAAATCGAACAAACCATTCAAGAAAAAGTCCAATCCATTGGACGTTTAGAAGATATTCAAGACATTCGTGTGAAATATCTTGGGAAAAAAGGCCCCATCACAGAAGCTTTGAGGCATATGAAGGATTTAAGTGCAGAAGAGCGGCCAAAAGTAGGTGCTTATGCGAATCAATTGAAGAATAAAGTTTCTTCTGCCCTCCAAGAGAAAGAAGAAGTCTTAGAACAAGAAGCTTTAAAAGCCAAATTAGAGGCAGAGAGCTTAGATGTGACTCTCCCAGGCAAGCGGCATCAAATGGGGTACCGTCATATTATTAGTCAAGTTATGGAAGAAATTGAAGATCTTTTCCTTGCTCAAGGCTATAAGATTGTCAATGGGACAGAGTTGGAATCTGATTATTACAATTTTAAACGGATGAATCTTCCAGAAAACCATCCTGCCAGAGATATGCAAGATACTTTCTATATTGAAGAAGACAAGGTCTTGCTTCGGACGCATACGTCACCTGTTCAAGCACATGCCATGGATGCCCATGATTTCTCTAAGGGGCCTCTTCAAATGATCAGCCCTGGGAAAGTATATCGCCGGGATGCAGATGATGCCACCCACTCGCATCAATTCCATCAAATTGAAGGATTGGTTGTAGCTGAAAATGTAGGACTAGCTGATCTGAAAGGAACTCTTGAATTATTTGCTAAGCATATGTTTGGTGAAGAACGCCAAATCCGTTTACGCCCATCCTACTTTCCATTTACAGAGCCTTCTGTAGAGATTGATATTTCTTGTTTCAAATGTGAAGGCAAGGGCTGTAATATCTGTAAAGGAAGCGGTTGGATTGAAATTTTAGGAGGCGGTATGGTTCATCCGAATGTCCTTGAAATGTCAGGCATTGATAGCAGTAAGTATTCAGGGTATGCCTTTGGTCTTGGACCAGATCGGGTTGCGATGTTGAAGTACGGAATTGAAGATATTCGTCACTTCTATCAAAATGATTTGCGCTTTGTTCGTCAATTTCAAGAAAGAGGGTAA